From Myxococcus guangdongensis:
ATCAGAGCGTCTCGAGACGAGCGGGAGTCCCTGCGCGACCGCGAGCCATCGCACCGCCTCTCGGCGGTGCGTGCCGTGCTGACGACTACCGAGACAGCTTCGCCTGGAGGCCGGCCTTGTTGTACTCGGGCGCGTCGGAGGACAGCTTCTCCCACAGCGCCTTGGCGCCCTTGGCGTCACCCTTCTCGAGGAGCATGTCGCCCAGCTGCTCCACCGACGCCGGGGCCGTCTGCACCGCCACGCCCCACACGCGCGCGGCCATGGGCCGCCCCAGGCTGACCAGCGCCCAGGCCATGCCCGCCTTCGCGCGGCCGTTCTCCGGCTGGAAGGGCACCACGCGCGTGTAGTTGCCGAGCGCCTCCTGGAAGCGCCCCTTCGCCAGGTGCTCCTCGCCCTCCTCCACCAGCTTCGTCAGGCCCTGCTCCAGCTCCGGCGTACGCTCGGTGTTCTGCACCGCGTCCACCATCTCCTGCGTCAGCGGACGCGGCGCGTCCTGCGGCGGAGTGGCGGCCAGCGCCTGCGACAACCGGATGCGGCGATCATCCGCGCGCGCCACGAGCAGCTTCGCGCGCCCACCCGCCTTCACCGTCTCGTCCGCCAGCGTCGACATCCGCTTCGCCGTGGCCGCGCGCGCGGAGCTCGGGTTGATGGCCAGCACCGCCTCGAAGCCCTCGTGCGCCTGCTTCAGCGCCGCCAGGTCCTCGCCCTTCGTCTCGAACAACACCGAGGAGCGCCCGTACAGCGCCTCCTCGTGACGGGGCTCCACCTCCAGCACCGCGCCGTACGCCGCCAGCGCCGCCGCCGCGTCCCCGCCCAGGTACAGCGCGTTGGCGCGCATGACCCCCGTCTCCAGCGCGGGCTCCAGCGCCGCGCGAGCACAGGCCGCCGCGCCCGCCAAGTCACCCTTCTTCGCGCGCTCGCTCGCCACCTGTCCCATCGCGTCCAGCGGCTGCCCCGGCGTGAAGCCACACTTCGCGGCCTCCGCCGTCGGCACCGGCGTCTTGCCCAGCTTCTTCTTCTGCGCCAGGAACAAGTCGCGCACCGGCTTCGCGCGCTCCTCGGCCTGCTGCAGGTACGTGTCCGCGTCCACGTTGCGACCGTTCACGTAGTAGAGCCGGCCCAGCGACGCGGCGATTTCGAACGTCTTCTCGCGCCCCTTCAGCCCCTCCGTGGAGTCGAGCTGACGCAGCAGCTCATCCGCGGACGGAGGCGCCTTGCCCGTGCCGGACAGCGGCGGGTGCCCGGAGGGCAGCGCGTCCGGGGACACCGGCGCACCCGTGGCCTCCTCCTCCAACGGAGGATGGCCTTGCGGCAGCGCGCCGCCCCCGCCCATGGACGGCGCGGTGGGGGACGCCTGCGTCCCCGGGGGGACAGGCGGGTGACCAGGGGGCAGCGAAGAGGGCTCGGCGGCGAGCAGCGCCGCGGTGGCCAGGGCCAGGGAGAGGTTCATGTCTCGTTGCTCGGCAGGCTCGCTTCGGGCCACCAGGTGGCTTCACTCCTGCGGACATCCTGCGGGGCGAGTTTCCCGAGGAGCTCCTTCACCGTCGTCCCCAACACGGGGTGCAGCAGGTCCGGCGCCAGCTCCGCCAACGGCTCCAGCGCGAAGCGACGCTTGTGCAGTTCCAGATGCGGCACCTGGAGGTGCG
This genomic window contains:
- a CDS encoding tetratricopeptide repeat protein; its protein translation is MNLSLALATAALLAAEPSSLPPGHPPVPPGTQASPTAPSMGGGGALPQGHPPLEEEATGAPVSPDALPSGHPPLSGTGKAPPSADELLRQLDSTEGLKGREKTFEIAASLGRLYYVNGRNVDADTYLQQAEERAKPVRDLFLAQKKKLGKTPVPTAEAAKCGFTPGQPLDAMGQVASERAKKGDLAGAAACARAALEPALETGVMRANALYLGGDAAAALAAYGAVLEVEPRHEEALYGRSSVLFETKGEDLAALKQAHEGFEAVLAINPSSARAATAKRMSTLADETVKAGGRAKLLVARADDRRIRLSQALAATPPQDAPRPLTQEMVDAVQNTERTPELEQGLTKLVEEGEEHLAKGRFQEALGNYTRVVPFQPENGRAKAGMAWALVSLGRPMAARVWGVAVQTAPASVEQLGDMLLEKGDAKGAKALWEKLSSDAPEYNKAGLQAKLSR